In one Chitinophaga sancti genomic region, the following are encoded:
- a CDS encoding RagB/SusD family nutrient uptake outer membrane protein, translating into MKRLLIILISATTLYSCRKLDQPITREFTEEAYWRDANDALAAVNSCYENMSNDGYFFGNEALSDNAYVNGIGFDNVTAIADGAYDPSNARVTNEWSYRYTCIRKCNIVTTNIDKVPNMDSTLKRRILAEARFIRAYAYFQLADWYGDVPFYTNLITISDAKTITRTPKADILNFVQSELAAIRADLPVNTAYGSQDRGRITRGAAIAFSARVHLYKGEWQAVVDDCEQLIGKNDNGTYSLQSSYKNIFNINNEYNSEVILDLQYGGGRTYATQRSFLPQTVALLRSTLVPTQDLVDDYVMLNGKGIAESGSGYSESNPYNNRDPRFNATILHDGSTITDFNGTVQTILTQPGSNPATNSVDDQGASPTGYYFYKYYDPTASNYNSSLNLIMIRYAEVLLMYAEAKNELGQLDANVWNSTVRALRVRAGFTDAGATEYPSATSDQLRTIIRRERRAELACEGIRPFDIRRWKIADQVLAKPVRGIKVSGGAFNKDANGYIIVENRVFNNPKHYLWPVPTFERDQNSNLGQNQGW; encoded by the coding sequence ATGAAGAGACTACTGATAATACTCATAAGTGCGACTACGCTGTATTCCTGCCGTAAGCTGGATCAGCCTATCACACGCGAATTTACTGAGGAGGCCTACTGGCGGGATGCAAATGATGCCCTCGCAGCAGTGAATAGCTGTTACGAAAACATGTCGAACGATGGCTACTTCTTCGGTAACGAAGCCCTGAGCGATAACGCTTATGTAAACGGAATCGGCTTTGACAACGTTACCGCTATTGCAGATGGGGCTTACGATCCATCCAATGCAAGAGTTACAAACGAATGGTCTTACCGCTACACCTGTATCCGCAAGTGTAACATCGTGACCACGAATATTGACAAGGTGCCAAACATGGATTCTACACTGAAGAGAAGAATCCTGGCAGAAGCCCGTTTTATTCGTGCTTACGCTTACTTTCAGCTGGCAGACTGGTATGGCGATGTTCCATTCTATACCAACCTGATCACCATCAGCGATGCAAAGACCATCACCCGTACACCAAAGGCAGATATCCTCAACTTTGTACAATCAGAACTGGCTGCAATTCGTGCAGACCTGCCCGTGAACACTGCTTACGGCAGCCAGGACAGAGGCCGCATTACCCGCGGTGCTGCCATCGCTTTCAGCGCACGGGTACATTTATATAAAGGAGAATGGCAAGCCGTAGTAGATGATTGTGAACAACTCATTGGTAAAAATGATAATGGTACTTATAGCCTGCAATCCAGCTATAAGAACATCTTTAACATCAACAATGAATATAACAGTGAGGTGATCCTCGACCTGCAATATGGTGGTGGCCGTACCTACGCTACACAACGTAGCTTCCTGCCACAGACCGTTGCCTTGCTCAGAAGCACACTGGTGCCTACACAGGACCTGGTGGATGATTACGTCATGCTGAATGGTAAAGGAATTGCTGAATCAGGTTCCGGCTACAGCGAGAGCAATCCTTACAATAACAGGGATCCCCGTTTTAATGCAACCATCCTGCACGATGGTTCTACTATCACGGACTTTAACGGTACTGTACAAACGATCCTCACACAGCCAGGTTCCAATCCTGCTACCAATAGTGTAGACGATCAGGGTGCATCTCCTACCGGTTATTATTTCTACAAATACTACGATCCTACAGCCAGCAATTACAACTCTAGCCTGAATCTGATCATGATTCGCTATGCAGAAGTATTACTGATGTATGCAGAAGCCAAGAATGAACTGGGCCAACTGGATGCGAATGTATGGAACAGTACCGTGCGTGCACTGCGTGTACGCGCCGGGTTTACTGATGCAGGAGCGACCGAATACCCTTCCGCTACCAGCGATCAGCTCAGAACCATCATACGCCGTGAAAGACGTGCAGAACTGGCTTGCGAAGGTATCCGTCCATTCGATATCCGCCGCTGGAAAATTGCTGACCAGGTGCTGGCAAAACCAGTGAGAGGTATCAAAGTGAGCGGTGGTGCTTTCAATAAAGATGCAAACGGATATATCATCGTTGAAAACAGGGTTTTCAATAATCCGAAACATTATCTCTGGCCGGTGCCTACATTCGAACGCGACCAAAACAGTAACCTCGGTCAAAACCAGGGTTGGTAG
- a CDS encoding SusE domain-containing protein, with product MKTYFLHILAIMSLLTVSCKKDDYKLNTNMKPVPALSAPVNDKYIKLQPATSASVSFEWEQARAEDGSLVLYEVVFDKENGDFSTPLATVASDGGGVNNKLTLSHKDLNTIAAKAGIESLATGKLKWTVNSSKGFNILKAAESRTIEVERPNGFAEIPVDVYLTGTATEAGDNLAAAMKLKSTSAGVFEIYTSLKNGTYHFTDRNTGAPTTFYIDGGAVKQNGEGTQSTGTKVYRLRLDFNNAAATVTEITGMGLWFAPENKIMYPLDYVSNGVWSFKNQLINFHQESWGRDERYKFRLSVTAADGTAGYEWWGSSNADNNRPTSATPLSFWELHLITNSDQYNYCFKFNSGVDTKNCDVNVYFSPDKTYTHEVIIK from the coding sequence ATGAAAACATACTTTCTGCATATATTAGCCATCATGTCACTGCTGACTGTAAGCTGTAAAAAGGACGACTATAAACTCAACACGAACATGAAGCCGGTACCTGCACTGAGTGCACCGGTAAATGATAAGTATATCAAACTGCAACCTGCTACCAGTGCCTCCGTTTCCTTTGAATGGGAACAGGCACGTGCCGAAGACGGTTCACTGGTATTGTACGAAGTAGTGTTCGACAAGGAAAACGGCGACTTCTCCACACCACTGGCTACCGTTGCTTCTGATGGGGGTGGGGTAAATAACAAACTGACCCTGTCTCACAAAGACCTGAACACAATCGCTGCAAAAGCAGGTATCGAATCTCTTGCTACCGGTAAACTGAAATGGACCGTGAATTCTTCAAAAGGGTTCAACATCCTGAAGGCTGCTGAATCCCGGACCATCGAAGTAGAAAGACCAAATGGCTTTGCAGAAATTCCTGTAGATGTATACCTGACTGGTACTGCTACAGAGGCTGGTGATAACCTGGCAGCTGCAATGAAACTGAAATCTACCTCAGCCGGTGTATTTGAAATCTATACTTCCCTGAAGAATGGTACCTACCATTTTACAGACAGAAATACCGGTGCACCTACTACTTTCTACATTGATGGTGGTGCTGTAAAACAAAATGGTGAAGGCACACAAAGCACTGGTACAAAGGTTTACCGCCTGCGTCTGGACTTTAACAATGCTGCAGCTACTGTAACCGAAATCACCGGTATGGGCCTGTGGTTCGCTCCGGAAAATAAGATCATGTATCCACTGGATTACGTGAGCAATGGTGTATGGTCATTCAAAAATCAACTGATCAACTTCCACCAGGAATCATGGGGTCGTGATGAACGTTATAAATTCCGCCTGAGTGTAACGGCTGCTGATGGTACTGCTGGTTACGAATGGTGGGGTTCTTCCAACGCTGATAATAACCGCCCTACTTCCGCAACACCGCTGTCTTTCTGGGAACTGCACCTGATTACAAACAGTGATCAGTATAACTACTGTTTCAAATTTAACAGTGGAGTAGACACTAAAAACTGTGATGTGAATGTATACTTCTCACCAGACAAGACGTATACCCACGAAGTGATCATTAAATAA
- a CDS encoding glycoside hydrolase family 76 protein, with product MRKLIIVGTLLITGFTSCLKEPVDDGPGPGAGAVSYVYNWPAIADSTEKSLISGWYNQSGNYFNKNNSSDQTFNYWPNAHALDLLVDAYLRTGDATIKARMDKLLDGAQVKNGNTIINHFYDDMEWMTLACLRAYEATSDARYKTAATTLWNDIKGGWDDTFGGGIYWNKDRQNKNTPANAPASIIASRFYQLDHKGDDLDWARKIYQWQKDNLVDPTTGLVWDGLDASGTNKAWKFTYNQGVFIGAAVELYKLTGDATYLADALRTANNSLGSDFTSNNIFKDEGGGDGGLFKGILVRYLMLLITDGSISSTDQAKFANSLLLNAQTLWLKGTTRPQVIFNTNWTTVATTTDLTTQLSGSMLIEAVARLKELGLID from the coding sequence ATGCGCAAATTAATAATTGTTGGCACCTTACTCATCACAGGATTTACCTCCTGCCTGAAAGAGCCTGTGGACGATGGTCCCGGCCCTGGCGCAGGCGCGGTGAGTTATGTATATAACTGGCCTGCTATCGCTGATTCTACTGAAAAATCATTGATCAGTGGCTGGTACAACCAGAGTGGTAATTACTTTAACAAGAACAATAGCAGTGATCAGACTTTCAACTACTGGCCCAATGCGCATGCACTGGATCTGTTGGTAGATGCGTACCTGCGTACAGGTGATGCTACTATCAAAGCCCGTATGGATAAGCTGCTGGATGGTGCCCAGGTAAAGAATGGTAATACCATCATCAATCACTTCTATGATGACATGGAATGGATGACCCTGGCCTGTCTGCGTGCATACGAAGCAACCAGTGACGCCAGGTACAAAACTGCTGCTACCACCCTGTGGAATGATATAAAAGGTGGATGGGATGATACATTTGGAGGTGGTATCTACTGGAACAAGGACCGTCAAAACAAGAATACGCCCGCCAATGCGCCCGCCAGCATCATCGCCTCCCGCTTTTACCAGCTGGACCATAAAGGCGATGACCTGGACTGGGCCAGGAAAATCTATCAGTGGCAAAAGGATAACCTGGTAGACCCTACGACGGGTTTGGTATGGGATGGCCTGGATGCCAGTGGTACAAACAAGGCCTGGAAGTTTACCTATAACCAGGGCGTGTTTATTGGTGCCGCAGTAGAGTTGTACAAGCTCACAGGGGATGCTACTTACCTGGCCGATGCCCTGAGAACTGCTAATAATTCCCTGGGCAGTGATTTCACCAGCAATAACATCTTCAAGGATGAGGGTGGGGGAGATGGTGGTCTCTTCAAAGGGATCCTGGTACGCTACCTGATGCTCCTCATTACAGATGGTAGTATTTCCAGCACCGACCAGGCAAAATTTGCCAATTCTCTCCTGTTGAATGCACAAACTTTGTGGTTAAAGGGAACTACCCGTCCACAGGTTATATTTAATACCAACTGGACAACAGTGGCGACTACTACAGATCTGACTACCCAGCTTAGCGGATCAATGTTGATAGAAGCAGTTGCCAGGTTAAAAGAACTGGGGCTGATTGATTAA
- a CDS encoding glycoside hydrolase family 76 protein: MFKYSGLMMLLCLHSGLFVSAQSSANKTHADTLWSAVVKNLYDAQNKLYYETTNKEKNENPHSFLWPLCGLIQAANEMEAIHPGKNYMPTVVTAINAYYDKKAPAPGYDSYVVKEKGGDRFYDDNQWIAIAYLDAYKRTKKKWYLEKATEIYKFMMTGFDTISGGGLYWKEGDKGGKNTCSNGPGVLVALQLYDATHQKSYLDTALLLYNWVNKYLQAPEGYYYDMIHVPSLKIDSAAYTYNAGTMLESNVKLYHITKDKHYLEAAQHIAAGSYAHFFRQGRFPYSYWFNAVLLRGYEALYAVDGNRQYINAMQEDADKVWATECDQRGLVGRRTDKDLLGQTGMMEIYARLARIK, translated from the coding sequence ATGTTTAAATACTCAGGTCTCATGATGCTGCTATGCCTACATAGCGGCCTTTTCGTTTCTGCACAGTCATCTGCCAACAAAACCCATGCAGATACCCTATGGTCAGCAGTTGTTAAAAACCTGTATGACGCTCAGAACAAACTTTACTACGAAACCACCAACAAAGAGAAGAATGAAAATCCTCATTCCTTCCTCTGGCCATTGTGTGGCTTAATCCAGGCGGCCAATGAAATGGAAGCCATCCACCCGGGCAAAAACTACATGCCTACCGTTGTCACTGCCATCAATGCCTATTACGACAAGAAAGCACCGGCTCCCGGCTACGACTCTTATGTTGTAAAAGAAAAGGGCGGCGACCGGTTCTATGACGACAATCAGTGGATCGCCATTGCCTACCTGGATGCGTATAAGCGCACAAAGAAAAAATGGTACCTTGAAAAAGCCACGGAAATCTATAAATTTATGATGACGGGTTTTGATACCATATCCGGCGGTGGTTTATACTGGAAAGAAGGAGATAAGGGTGGCAAAAACACCTGCTCCAATGGCCCGGGCGTATTGGTAGCCCTACAGTTGTACGATGCTACCCATCAGAAAAGCTATCTCGACACAGCTTTGCTGTTGTACAACTGGGTTAACAAATACCTGCAGGCACCTGAAGGCTATTATTATGATATGATCCATGTGCCATCGCTGAAAATAGACTCCGCTGCTTATACCTATAATGCGGGTACGATGCTGGAATCTAACGTCAAACTGTATCACATTACAAAAGATAAGCATTACCTGGAAGCTGCGCAGCATATAGCAGCCGGCAGTTATGCTCATTTCTTCCGTCAGGGCAGGTTTCCATATTCATATTGGTTCAACGCTGTGCTGCTCAGAGGATACGAAGCATTGTATGCTGTGGATGGTAACCGACAGTATATCAATGCAATGCAGGAAGATGCCGACAAAGTATGGGCTACCGAATGCGATCAACGCGGACTGGTAGGCCGTCGTACGGACAAAGATTTATTAGGTCAGACTGGTATGATGGAAATTTATGCCCGCCTTGCCCGGATAAAATAA
- a CDS encoding GIY-YIG nuclease family protein, with protein MYTVYILFSRRYQKIYTGHTTDLIKRFHFHNVHGRQKGTLQYRPWEVIYLQNFDDKISAMKHEWLLKSGKGRAWIWSRIKEEFYANGYINGPVVSAEAAGRTLIAEEVGGGHMSS; from the coding sequence ATGTACACCGTTTATATCCTTTTTTCCCGTAGGTACCAGAAGATCTATACCGGACACACGACTGATCTTATTAAAAGATTTCACTTTCACAATGTGCATGGGCGCCAGAAAGGCACCCTGCAGTATAGACCATGGGAGGTCATTTACCTGCAGAACTTCGATGATAAGATTTCTGCTATGAAGCATGAATGGCTGCTCAAATCAGGCAAGGGCCGCGCATGGATCTGGTCTCGCATTAAGGAGGAGTTTTATGCCAATGGGTATATCAACGGGCCGGTTGTTTCTGCAGAAGCTGCTGGTCGTACGCTGATAGCCGAGGAGGTTGGTGGAGGGCACATGAGCTCCTGA
- a CDS encoding phosphatidate cytidylyltransferase, with the protein MKNLQLALLGFAIMLLSSCEVVGGIFKAGVWTGIIAVAVVVFLIIFLVSRGRK; encoded by the coding sequence ATGAAAAACTTACAACTTGCATTACTGGGTTTTGCCATCATGCTGTTAAGCAGCTGTGAAGTAGTAGGCGGTATTTTTAAAGCCGGCGTATGGACAGGAATTATTGCTGTTGCTGTTGTGGTGTTCCTGATCATATTCCTGGTTTCACGCGGCCGGAAATAG
- a CDS encoding mechanosensitive ion channel family protein, translating to MKVRLTLLLLFLCHVALLHAQSPATRRPYNATKPLDSATLSKIISQQVKDSSSGKSRLHLSDTSVAVLITRLENYTLMLNEVMSILKRGLDTTEISERLPLIDSSLNVVKRDITALGSTPNVMDLYTNRVLLVQLEWRLNNWQNQLFRFYDKLVNITDTLQQLRRDTTMRDIPAEDELRDIYVGQMATLITKWRQVDSANKRNLLFLGLLQNKVAKRYLESTNLLEDMDFQLSGYSTRMFNKDFSYLWEPPLPGKKGPKFLYVLKRSVAKNIHVLQIFFMIRRPMIAFWLLAAIGFAWWVMSNIRRIRRDHVGSEAETILQQTRYVIVHPVAGTLLLVSTLSALLNIQYPILFIEITWGIAVICVSVIVKKYLPGHLFRRWFLLVLLLALYCVNNLLIQVTFTEQWGIFTGAILGVILGYYLLHSIAQTKLPLPKYAKHAVWILIIMSALSLLLVIMARVTAAKIFGAAGVVSITMSLAIVLSVEILMEAIYLHVEANKHSSTFVSFLDYQHIKARLKSILYVIATVGYLMLVARNLYVYDTLYEMVADMLVAERKIGSFAFTFGGVIVFLLIIWISSVLSQLLTFLLGYTGNNVPTRKGWGSYMLLLRLAILGAGVLLAFAASGIPLDKLAIVVGALGVGIGFGLQNIVNNLVSGIILAFEKPIEVGDTIELGTRTGVVKEIGIRSSRISAGDGSEVIVPNGELIAQQLVNWTLSSRSRRVDISVGVTYGADINKVIQVMKQCLQQHEGVMGAPEPTVLLSNFRDGAMDFQAFFWINDLGQAGSMKSAVLTSIYASLQEAGITIAHPTPQQVQINMDPMFWQQQHPPGPPINPSAP from the coding sequence ATGAAGGTCAGATTAACCTTACTCCTGCTATTCTTGTGTCATGTGGCTTTGCTGCACGCACAAAGCCCCGCTACCCGGCGCCCCTACAATGCTACTAAACCCCTGGACAGCGCTACCCTGAGCAAGATCATTTCACAACAGGTGAAAGACAGTTCCTCAGGCAAATCCAGGCTCCACCTTTCTGATACCTCGGTGGCGGTGTTGATTACACGCCTGGAAAACTATACCCTCATGCTCAATGAGGTCATGAGTATCCTCAAACGGGGCCTCGATACCACTGAAATAAGTGAACGCCTGCCACTCATCGATTCTTCGCTCAATGTAGTGAAGCGGGATATTACCGCATTAGGTAGTACCCCGAATGTAATGGACCTGTATACCAACAGGGTGCTTCTCGTACAACTGGAATGGCGACTGAATAACTGGCAAAACCAGTTATTCAGATTCTATGATAAGCTGGTGAACATCACCGATACCCTACAACAGTTGCGAAGAGATACCACCATGCGGGATATACCGGCAGAGGACGAGTTGCGGGATATCTATGTGGGGCAGATGGCCACGCTGATCACCAAGTGGAGACAAGTAGATAGTGCGAATAAACGGAACCTGTTATTCTTAGGCTTATTACAGAATAAAGTAGCAAAGCGGTATTTAGAATCGACCAATTTACTGGAGGATATGGACTTCCAGTTGTCGGGATACAGTACACGGATGTTCAATAAAGACTTTAGTTATCTCTGGGAGCCACCCTTACCGGGCAAGAAGGGCCCGAAATTTCTATATGTGCTTAAGCGCTCAGTGGCGAAAAACATACATGTGCTGCAGATCTTTTTTATGATCCGGCGGCCGATGATTGCATTCTGGTTGCTGGCGGCCATCGGGTTTGCATGGTGGGTGATGTCGAATATCAGGAGGATCAGGAGAGATCATGTGGGGTCGGAAGCAGAAACGATATTGCAACAAACCAGGTATGTAATTGTACATCCGGTAGCGGGTACTTTGCTATTGGTGTCCACTTTGTCTGCCTTACTAAATATTCAGTACCCGATATTATTTATAGAAATTACCTGGGGCATAGCGGTGATCTGCGTGTCTGTTATTGTAAAGAAATACCTGCCCGGGCATTTGTTCAGAAGGTGGTTTCTGCTGGTGTTGCTCTTAGCCCTTTACTGTGTGAATAACCTGTTGATCCAGGTAACGTTCACGGAGCAGTGGGGCATTTTTACGGGGGCGATACTGGGGGTGATATTGGGCTATTACCTGTTGCATAGCATAGCGCAAACGAAATTGCCATTGCCCAAATATGCTAAACATGCCGTGTGGATCCTGATTATAATGAGCGCCTTGTCGCTGTTGCTGGTGATCATGGCAAGAGTGACGGCAGCTAAAATATTTGGAGCAGCGGGGGTAGTGAGTATTACGATGTCGCTGGCAATTGTGCTGAGTGTAGAAATATTGATGGAAGCCATTTACCTGCATGTGGAGGCGAATAAGCATTCGAGTACGTTTGTGTCTTTCCTGGATTACCAGCATATCAAGGCACGGTTAAAATCGATCCTGTATGTGATAGCCACGGTGGGGTACCTGATGCTGGTAGCGAGGAACCTGTATGTGTATGATACGCTGTATGAAATGGTGGCGGATATGCTGGTGGCCGAAAGAAAGATCGGCAGTTTTGCGTTTACCTTTGGTGGGGTGATTGTGTTCCTGTTGATTATCTGGATCTCCTCGGTGCTGAGCCAGTTATTAACATTCCTGCTGGGCTATACAGGGAATAATGTGCCGACCCGGAAAGGATGGGGATCATATATGTTGTTATTAAGATTGGCGATATTGGGGGCAGGTGTGTTATTAGCCTTTGCGGCATCGGGTATACCGCTGGACAAACTGGCCATTGTAGTGGGAGCCCTGGGTGTAGGTATCGGGTTTGGCTTGCAGAATATTGTGAATAACCTGGTATCAGGGATCATACTGGCTTTTGAGAAGCCGATAGAGGTGGGTGATACGATTGAGTTGGGAACACGTACGGGTGTAGTGAAGGAGATTGGTATCAGGTCCAGCAGGATTTCGGCGGGAGATGGATCGGAGGTGATAGTGCCGAATGGGGAGCTGATAGCGCAGCAGTTGGTGAACTGGACATTGAGTAGCAGGTCGAGGAGGGTAGATATTAGTGTAGGCGTGACGTATGGTGCAGATATTAATAAGGTGATACAGGTGATGAAGCAGTGTTTGCAGCAGCATGAGGGTGTGATGGGAGCTCCGGAGCCCACGGTGTTGCTGAGTAATTTCAGGGATGGGGCAATGGATTTTCAGGCTTTCTTTTGGATTAATGACCTGGGGCAGGCGGGGAGTATGAAGAGTGCAGTGCTGACGTCGATTTATGCTTCGCTGCAGGAGGCAGGGATTACGATAGCGCATCCCACGCCGCAGCAGGTGCAGATTAATATGGACCCGATGTTTTGGCAGCAGCAACATCCACCAGGCCCGCCCATAAATCCATCGGCACCGTAA
- a CDS encoding nitroreductase family protein, translating to MDFEQLKSIITNRRNIKPFAMNGKRIPDGQIQALLELADWAPTHGYTEPWYFPVFGGDAVKTFCAAHAEMYKANTAPEKFILGNYEKLKTQGDLASHAIVLCMKRSNKPGIPEIEEIAAVACAVQNLWLGATALGLAGYWGSGGMTYSPAMKDYLSLGEDDKVLGIFYLGYTDEPIPEGRRLKPLSEKVKWEK from the coding sequence ATGGACTTTGAGCAATTGAAGAGCATTATCACCAATCGCCGGAATATTAAACCGTTTGCAATGAATGGCAAGCGCATTCCGGACGGGCAAATTCAGGCTCTCCTTGAACTGGCTGACTGGGCCCCTACCCATGGTTATACCGAACCATGGTACTTCCCGGTGTTTGGCGGCGACGCCGTTAAAACGTTTTGTGCAGCTCACGCTGAAATGTACAAAGCAAATACTGCCCCTGAAAAATTCATTTTGGGCAATTATGAGAAACTGAAAACGCAGGGCGACCTGGCCTCTCATGCGATCGTACTTTGTATGAAGAGAAGTAACAAACCGGGTATTCCTGAAATTGAAGAAATTGCTGCAGTAGCCTGTGCAGTACAGAACCTGTGGTTAGGTGCTACCGCCCTGGGCCTGGCTGGCTACTGGGGTTCCGGTGGTATGACCTACTCTCCTGCCATGAAAGATTATCTTTCTCTGGGTGAGGATGATAAGGTGCTGGGGATTTTTTACCTGGGTTATACTGATGAACCCATACCTGAAGGCAGACGCCTGAAACCCTTGTCTGAAAAAGTGAAGTGGGAAAAATAA
- a CDS encoding thioesterase family protein encodes MARVKIELPEQLDFHTQVPVRIGDINYGGHVGNDAILSIIHEARLRFLANFGFGELDKDGQAGLIMADAALVYKGEGFHGDIFDIAVGAADFTPFGFDLYYSITTIRGEKTIPIAAAKSGMIYFDYQTRKVARLPEEWKQALSPVK; translated from the coding sequence ATGGCTAGAGTAAAAATTGAGCTTCCTGAACAACTGGATTTTCACACCCAAGTTCCTGTAAGGATTGGGGATATCAACTATGGCGGTCACGTAGGAAACGATGCCATTCTCTCTATTATTCACGAAGCACGCCTTCGCTTCCTGGCCAACTTCGGGTTTGGCGAACTGGATAAAGATGGTCAGGCAGGCCTTATCATGGCCGATGCCGCCCTCGTATACAAAGGGGAAGGCTTTCATGGCGATATCTTTGACATCGCCGTAGGAGCCGCCGATTTCACCCCATTTGGATTCGATCTCTATTACAGTATCACGACCATCCGCGGGGAAAAAACAATCCCGATCGCAGCGGCAAAATCCGGTATGATTTATTTTGATTACCAAACGAGAAAAGTAGCCCGCCTGCCCGAAGAGTGGAAACAAGCTCTTTCACCTGTTAAATAA
- the rdgB gene encoding RdgB/HAM1 family non-canonical purine NTP pyrophosphatase, which translates to MKLVFATNNENKIKEIRSMLGDEFEIITLREAGIDIDIPEPHPTLEENAREKSVTIHNMTQQNCFSEDSGLEIHALNGAPGVLSARYAGEQKSSEDNIDKALSEMEGKTDRRAQFRTVISLILDHKEYQFEGTCPGTLLTARRGGKGFGYDPIFVPDGATLSFAEMDMAGKNVFSHRAKAFQKLIAFLKAH; encoded by the coding sequence ATGAAGCTAGTATTCGCTACCAACAACGAAAATAAGATAAAGGAAATCCGCTCTATGCTGGGCGACGAGTTCGAAATCATCACCCTCCGCGAAGCCGGCATCGACATCGACATCCCGGAACCACACCCTACCCTCGAAGAAAATGCCCGGGAAAAATCTGTGACCATTCATAATATGACACAGCAAAACTGCTTCTCTGAAGACTCCGGGTTAGAAATACACGCCCTGAACGGCGCTCCCGGTGTTTTATCCGCCCGCTATGCAGGTGAACAGAAATCTTCTGAAGACAATATCGATAAAGCCCTTTCCGAAATGGAAGGCAAAACCGATCGCCGGGCACAATTCAGAACCGTTATCTCCCTGATCCTCGATCATAAAGAATACCAGTTCGAAGGCACCTGCCCCGGCACCCTGCTTACTGCACGCAGGGGAGGCAAAGGTTTTGGTTATGATCCCATCTTCGTACCCGATGGTGCAACTCTCAGCTTTGCTGAAATGGACATGGCCGGCAAAAATGTATTCAGCCACAGGGCCAAAGCATTCCAGAAACTGATTGCCTTCCTGAAGGCTCACTGA